A portion of the Tissierellales bacterium genome contains these proteins:
- the rplE gene encoding 50S ribosomal protein L5 — translation MQSRLRDKYKNEVVPALMEKFNYRNVMEVPRLEKIIVNMGMGEAKDNPKLLDKAVEELTMITGQKALVTRAKKSVANFKLREGMAVGCKVTLRDQKLYDFYDKLVSIALPRVRDFRGVSDKSFDGRGNYALGVKEQLIFPEIEYDKVDKIKGMDIVVVTTANTDEEARELLSLMGMPFRK, via the coding sequence ATGCAATCACGTTTAAGAGATAAGTACAAAAATGAAGTTGTTCCAGCATTGATGGAAAAATTTAATTATAGAAATGTGATGGAAGTTCCAAGATTGGAAAAAATCATCGTTAACATGGGTATGGGAGAAGCAAAAGACAACCCTAAATTATTGGACAAGGCTGTTGAAGAATTGACAATGATCACAGGTCAAAAGGCACTTGTTACAAGAGCTAAAAAGTCAGTAGCGAACTTTAAGCTTCGTGAAGGTATGGCAGTTGGTTGTAAAGTTACATTAAGAGATCAAAAATTATATGATTTCTATGACAAACTTGTTTCAATTGCACTACCACGCGTAAGAGACTTTAGAGGAGTTTCTGATAAATCATTTGATGGTAGAGGAAACTATGCATTAGGAGTTAAAGAGCAATTAATTTTCCCAGAGATTGAGTACGATAAAGTAGATAAAATTAAGGGAATGGACATTGTTGTTGTAACAACAGCTAACACAGATGAAGAAGCTAGAGAGCTGTTGTCTTTAATGGGAATGCCCTTTAGAAAGTAA
- a CDS encoding type Z 30S ribosomal protein S14, translating to MAKKSMKLKQQKTQKFSTREYSRCKICGRPHAYLRKYGVCRICFRELAYKGEIPGVRKASW from the coding sequence ATGGCAAAAAAATCGATGAAGTTAAAGCAGCAGAAAACGCAAAAATTTAGCACTAGAGAATACAGTAGATGCAAGATTTGTGGACGCCCTCATGCTTATCTAAGAAAATATGGTGTTTGCCGTATTTGTTTTAGAGAATTAGCGTATAAAGGTGAAATCCCAGGCGTTAGAAAAGCAAGCTGGTAA
- the rpsH gene encoding 30S ribosomal protein S8 — translation MVMTDPIADMLTRIRNANNAKHDSVDVPASNMKKSIAELLLDEGYIKGFDLIEDGKQGVLRIELKYGENNEKVITGIKRISKPGLRVYAKRQEIPRVLGGLGIAILSTSRGVMTDKQARQSNVGGEVVCYVW, via the coding sequence ATGGTAATGACAGATCCTATCGCGGATATGCTAACGAGAATCAGAAATGCGAATAACGCTAAACATGATTCTGTAGATGTGCCAGCATCAAACATGAAGAAATCAATCGCTGAGTTGTTGTTGGACGAAGGATATATTAAAGGCTTCGATCTTATTGAAGATGGTAAGCAAGGAGTTTTGAGAATTGAATTGAAATATGGTGAGAACAATGAAAAAGTTATCACTGGAATCAAGAGAATTTCAAAACCAGGTTTAAGAGTATATGCAAAGAGACAAGAAATCCCTAGAGTATTAGGTGGTTTAGGTATTGCAATTCTTTCAACATCAAGAGGTGTTATGACAGATAAGCAAGCAAGACAAAGTAATGTAGGTGGCGAAGTAGTTTGCTACGTATGGTAG
- the rplF gene encoding 50S ribosomal protein L6: MSRIGKAPITIPAGVEVKIDESNFVEVSGPKGKLSQQMSKEMKIEVAEGTITVTRPTDNKKHRSLHGLTRSLLNNMVVGVSEGYAKTLEIVGVGYRAQKKGKELHLNLGFSHPVEMVDPEGIEVEVPNQTTIVVKGIDKQQVGNYAAVIRDWRKPEPYKGKGIRYQGEYVRRKEGKTGK; this comes from the coding sequence ATGTCAAGAATCGGTAAAGCGCCAATCACTATTCCTGCAGGAGTAGAAGTGAAAATTGACGAAAGTAATTTTGTTGAGGTTAGCGGACCAAAAGGTAAACTTTCTCAACAAATGAGCAAAGAAATGAAAATTGAAGTTGCTGAGGGTACTATTACAGTTACTCGTCCAACTGATAATAAAAAACATAGATCATTACACGGTTTAACAAGATCATTGTTGAATAATATGGTTGTTGGTGTATCTGAAGGATATGCTAAAACGTTAGAAATCGTAGGTGTTGGATACAGAGCTCAGAAAAAAGGTAAAGAATTACATCTTAACCTTGGATTCTCTCACCCAGTTGAGATGGTAGATCCAGAGGGTATCGAAGTAGAAGTTCCAAACCAAACTACAATTGTTGTTAAAGGTATCGACAAGCAACAAGTTGGTAACTATGCAGCAGTAATTAGAGACTGGAGAAAACCAGAGCCTTATAAAGGAAAAGGTATTAGATACCAAGGCGAATACGTTAGACGTAAAGAAGGTAAAACTGGTAAATAG
- the rplR gene encoding 50S ribosomal protein L18 — protein sequence MLKRVNRNAKRVKRHLKARKKIQGTPERPRLNVYRSSKHIYAQIIDDAAGHTLVSASTLDQDVKTQMSYSGNKEAAKIVGKTVAEKAKGKGIDTVVFDRGGYLYHGRVKELAEGAREAGLQF from the coding sequence GTGCTTAAGAGAGTTAATAGAAATGCTAAAAGAGTGAAAAGACATCTTAAAGCAAGAAAAAAGATACAGGGAACTCCTGAAAGACCAAGATTGAACGTATACAGAAGTTCTAAACATATCTATGCACAGATTATTGATGATGCAGCGGGTCACACACTTGTTTCAGCATCGACTTTAGATCAAGATGTTAAAACTCAAATGAGTTATAGCGGAAATAAAGAAGCGGCTAAAATAGTTGGTAAAACTGTTGCTGAAAAAGCAAAAGGTAAAGGCATTGACACTGTAGTATTTGACCGTGGTGGATATTTATATCATGGACGTGTTAAAGAATTAGCAGAAGGTGCTAGAGAAGCTGGACTTCAATTTTAA
- the rpsE gene encoding 30S ribosomal protein S5 — MQRGRIDASQLDLKEKLVNINRVTKVVKGGRNFRFSALVVVGDENGHVGVGMSKALEIPDAIKKAIEDAKKHLVEVPMKGTTIPHRIEGKFGAGSVLMMPAPEGTGVIAGGPVRAVLELAGISDIRTKSLGSNNPRNMVNAVIEGLDSLKRAEEVAKLRDKSVEEIIG, encoded by the coding sequence ATGCAACGTGGACGTATAGATGCAAGTCAATTAGACTTGAAAGAAAAGTTAGTAAATATCAACAGAGTAACGAAAGTTGTTAAAGGTGGTAGAAACTTCAGATTCAGTGCGTTGGTTGTTGTTGGCGATGAGAATGGCCATGTAGGAGTTGGAATGAGCAAGGCTCTTGAAATTCCTGATGCAATCAAAAAGGCAATTGAAGATGCTAAGAAGCATTTAGTTGAAGTTCCTATGAAAGGCACAACAATTCCTCACAGAATTGAAGGAAAATTTGGAGCAGGTAGCGTATTAATGATGCCAGCACCAGAAGGTACTGGAGTTATCGCAGGTGGCCCAGTTCGTGCCGTATTGGAATTAGCTGGTATTTCAGATATCAGAACAAAATCATTGGGATCTAATAACCCAAGAAACATGGTAAATGCCGTTATCGAAGGACTTGATAGCTTAAAGAGAGCAGAAGAAGTTGCTAAATTAAGAGACAAGTCTGTAGAGGAAATTATAGGTTAG
- the rpmD gene encoding 50S ribosomal protein L30, with protein MAKIKVKQTKSIIGKTQKQRKTVEALGLKKIGQVVEHEDNAMIRGMINKVSHIVEVID; from the coding sequence TTGGCTAAAATCAAAGTTAAGCAAACTAAGAGTATCATTGGCAAGACTCAAAAGCAGAGAAAAACAGTTGAAGCTTTAGGTCTTAAAAAGATCGGTCAAGTAGTAGAACACGAAGACAATGCTATGATCAGAGGAATGATCAACAAAGTAAGTCATATCGTAGAA